One region of Pan paniscus chromosome 5, NHGRI_mPanPan1-v2.0_pri, whole genome shotgun sequence genomic DNA includes:
- the LOC100983603 gene encoding large ribosomal subunit protein mL48-like isoform X2: MSRTLEKVLCLRNNTIFKQGFSLLRLRTSAEKPIYSVGGILLSTSPPYKTKPTHAIGKYKHLIKAEEPEKKRKMSSLSAMFAEIFLEIIQSSLPEGVRLSVKEHTEEDFKGRFKARPELEERLAELN; encoded by the exons ATGAGCAGAACCTTGGAAAAAGTGCTGTGCCTGAGGAACAATACCATTTTTAAGCAAGGCTTTTCACTCTTAAGGCTTAGAACTTCAGCAGAGAAGCCCATCTATTCTGTAGGTGGCATTCTACTAAGTACTAGTCCGCCCTACAAGACAAAGCCCACCCACGCCATTGGAAAGTACAAGCACCTAATTAAAGCAGAAGAGCCCGAGAAGAAGCGAAAA ATGAGCAGTTTGAGTGCTATGTTTGCAGAGATTTTCTTGGAAATAATCCAAAGCAGTCTTCCTGAAGGAGTCAGATTGTCAGTGAAGGAGCACACTGAAGAAGACTTCAAGGGAAGATTCAAAGCTCGACCAGAACTGGAAGAACGGTTGGCTGAGTTGAACTAG
- the LOC100983603 gene encoding large ribosomal subunit protein mL48-like isoform X1 yields MSRTLEKVLCLRNNTIFKQGFSLLRLRTSAEKPIYSVGGILLSTSPPYKTKPTHAIGKYKHLIKAEEPEKKRKVEVKLINLGTDDEYGVLNIHLPAYDMTLAESYAQYVHNFCNSLSIKVEESYVMPTKTTEVLWLQDQGSKTFLDSVLTTHERVVQMSSLSAMFAEIFLEIIQSSLPEGVRLSVKEHTEEDFKGRFKARPELEERLAELN; encoded by the coding sequence ATGAGCAGAACCTTGGAAAAAGTGCTGTGCCTGAGGAACAATACCATTTTTAAGCAAGGCTTTTCACTCTTAAGGCTTAGAACTTCAGCAGAGAAGCCCATCTATTCTGTAGGTGGCATTCTACTAAGTACTAGTCCGCCCTACAAGACAAAGCCCACCCACGCCATTGGAAAGTACAAGCACCTAATTAAAGCAGAAGAGCCCGAGAAGAAGCGAAAAGTGGAAGTGAAACTCATTAATTTGGGGACAGATGATGAATATGGGGTTTTAAACATTCACCTGCCTGCATATGACATGACCCTGGCAGAGAGTTATGCCCAGTATGTTCACAACTTCTGCAACTCTCTCTCCATTAAAGTCGAGGAAAGTTATGTGATGCCAACCAAAACCACTGAAGTGTTGTGGTTGCAGGACCAAGGCAGCAAAACGTTCCTGGACTCAGTGCTTACCACCCATGAGCGAGTGGTTCAGATGAGCAGTTTGAGTGCTATGTTTGCAGAGATTTTCTTGGAAATAATCCAAAGCAGTCTTCCTGAAGGAGTCAGATTGTCAGTGAAGGAGCACACTGAAGAAGACTTCAAGGGAAGATTCAAAGCTCGACCAGAACTGGAAGAACGGTTGGCTGAGTTGAACTAG